A single Anopheles maculipalpis chromosome 3RL, idAnoMacuDA_375_x, whole genome shotgun sequence DNA region contains:
- the LOC126561914 gene encoding uncharacterized protein CG3556, which produces MEHRMQIARALSTLFLLFSRTLGENVTSVIPPTMQSVPDMAHTTAGLMHTTQQHQYQLYTTSTVQLNTLPTEQTGSYTVAQPIVTVGGLYASPTSDIIPSPSSSVSPLYISNTSVSYAPTTQNVVRQDIIDSLPVDVTQIEEKQLGPGGPNQVESVGIQRALCWLRDKRLPDYSWGNDTHMVILAKELSGARDPSENDNPIQAVSDLENLLSIKQMDIEVLTMLDRHHATAKLPHTDHVAKYILAMGGLCKDARHFYGHDLVAALEHHEHDQGQEYEFALTALAICSSATHVRKRQIRRLLDIASGEVNDVDTIAMVLLALRCIVTDHRHRHLQHFVRRPARGLASLQGPQGSFGSLRSTALAMQALQDLEPDPAGKWNRTAASEWLLAKQRSDGGWTEEPLQDGQDPSIGIGLTADIVLALGWRGLGAVRALQCDHVMRESNEPSENGEPKLAAPIGLGISPVEELEPRNVSYTYTLWVGTNETEEYFLDLTSPKNTTFFRAMKQAAEIDPRFSFEAREWPNGHYVHTLAGMKEEPKSYHFWLLYRLPERPDTKNPPGNQLIAPLGVDELLVEDGEHYLYWYKKL; this is translated from the exons ATGGAACATCGAATGCAAATCGCAAGAGCGCTCAGTACACTATTTCTGCTATTCAGCAGAACACTTGGTGAAAACGTCACCTCTGTCATACCACCAACTATGCAAAGCGTGCCTGATATGGCGCATACTACGGCAGGCCTAATGCATACGACTCAACAGCACCAGTATCAGCTGTACACAACCTCTACGGTACAACTGAACACCCTGCCTACGGAACAAACAGGTTCCTACACGGTTGCTCAACCAATTGTTACCGTCGGAGGATTGTATGCCAGTCCGACCAGCGACATAATaccttcaccatcatcatccgtttCGCCACTGTACATATCAAACACGTCCGTTTCCTATGCACCCACAACCCAAAATGTGGTACGGCAAGATATTATCGATAGTTTGCCGGTGGATGTTACGCAGATCGAGGAAAAACAGCTCGGTCCCGGTGGACCTAACCAAGTTGAAAGTGTTGGCATACAGCGAGCCCTGTGCTGGCTCAGGGACAAGCGGCTGCCGGATTACAGCTGGGGCAACGATACGCACATGGTGATTCTGGCCAAAGAACTGTCCGGAGCACGCGATCCATCGGAAAACGATAACCCTATACAGGCAGTTTCGGATCTGGAGAATTTACTGTCCATCAAGCAGATGGACATTGAGGTACTGACGATGCTAGACCGTCATCATGCTACCGCCAAGCTACCTCATACGGACCACGTTGCTAAGTACATTTTGGCCATGGGTGGCCTCTGCAAGGATGCGCGCCATTTTTACGGCCATGATTTGGTGGCCGCTCTGGAACATCATGAGCATGATCAGGGTCAGGAGTATGAGTTCGCTCTGACAGCACTAGCCATATGCAGTTCGGCAACGCATGTACGAAAGCGCCAAATACGACGACTGTTGGATATAGCCAGCGGAGAGGTGAATGATGTTG ATACAATCGCCATGGTATTGTTGGCACTACGGTGCATCGTTACCGATCATCGACACCGTCATCTGCAGCATTTTGTCCGCCGTCCAGCTCGTGGTTTGGCTAGTTTGCAAGGACCGCAGGGTAGCTTTGGCTCGCTTCGAAGTACGGCATTAGCTATGCAAGCACTTCAAGATTTAGAACCAGATCCAGCCGGGAAATGGAATCGTACCGCTGCATCTGAGTGGCTTCTGGCTAAGCAACGATCAGATGGAGGCTGGActgaggagccgctacaagaCGGACAG GATCCTAGCATCGGCATTGGGCTAACGGCCGACATTGTTCTCGCTCTCGGTTGGCGAGGCTTGGGAGCAGTTCGTGCATTACAATGTGATCATGTGATGCGTGAATCCAACGAACCATCCGAAAATGGGGAACCCAAGCTAGCGGCACCGATTGGTCTCGGTATATCGCCCGTAGAAGAGCTGGAACCGAGAAATGTTTCCTATACCTACACCTTATGGGTGGGCACGAATGAAACGGAAGAATATTTCCTCGATTTGACCTCGCCGAAAAATACAACATTTTTCCGAGCCATGAAACAAGCGGCGGAAATAGATCCAAG ATTTTCTTTTGAAGCCCGTGAATGGCCCAACGGACACTATGTGCATACACTCGCTGGAATGAAGGAAGAACCGAAGAG TTATCACTTTTGGCTGCTTTATCGCTTACCCGAAAGGCCGGACACCAAAAATCCTCCCGGAAATCAGTTAATAGCTCCATTAG GAGTGGATGAGCTGTTGGTGGAAGATGGAGAACACTATCTCTACTGGTACAAGAAACTATAA